GCACCCTATATCACCGCCATTCCAAGCATCAACTCTAAAATTAATGTGAATACTGCGCCTGCCTTGGTTTTGGCTGCGCTAGATGAGCGCTTAAATCTACAGGCAGTTCAGGAAGCAGTGAATGCGAAACAGGGGAAGCTTGAATATTTTGCAAGTATAAATGATGTCTGGGAACTAGCTCCCTTTAATCAAATTAATGCCAACAATAAAAATTTAGCCAGTCAAATTTTCGATGTAAAATCGACGTTCTTTAAAGCCCAGATTGAAGTGATTTTGTCTGAACGTAAACGTCAATTTACCAGCTATTTGATGCGAGAAGACAACAAGGTCTATGTCTATTCAAGAAGTTTGGCGCCATTTTAAAATCAGTGGATTAGATTGAAAGAAATATTATAAAATCAAAAAATGAGCGAAATGAACTTAATACATTTTACCTATTGTCAAAAACGATAAAATTAATGATCTATATGGTGGATTTGCTCTATAATCGAATCTCTTAACGATTTGTTGATAGCTTTGGCATATGTTAATTCGTAAGTTATTTAAGTTTGAAAATGCGCATATCGTGCGTAATTGTACGTCTGATCGTTGTAAGCGTTCGATTCATGGTCATAGCTATAAAGTAGAGTTGTTATTAAAAGCATCGAAACTTGATCATGGTCAAATGGTCTATGACTTCGGTTTGCTAAAAGGTGTGATCAAAGACCTCTACGACAGTTTTGATCATGCGATTTGTTTTTGGGAGCATGACAGCGCTGAATATATTCAAGCGTGCAAAACCTTTAGTGCACGTTGGGTGTCTTTGCCTGTGTCGCCATCAGCAGAACAATTTTCTCGAATTTTCTTCTATTTGGCACAGCAAGTCCTAGCATCGACTGAAACCCAAAATGGTGAAGGTGATGTTGAAGTATATTCAGTGATTGTGCATGAAACTGACACGGGGTATGCGCAAAGTTTTGCCGAAGACATTTCTAATGAACAAATGGGCTTGTTGCAGTTAGATCAAATTATTTTCTCAGAACAGATTATGTCTGAGTGGAATGATCCAAGCATGTATGACAATCTAAAAGCGGGGATGAAGTTTCAAAACCCTGAAGTGGCCTTACAAGTTCAGCTTTAAGTTTAAAGCGCCATGATAAAATTCAATATTGTGGTTTAAACTATATTGAACCGATAAAATATTCAGCACAAAAAGAGATTTAAGATTTAGGATGAAAATGCAATTGACTGAACAAGAACTCAAGAAGTTAAATCAAGTTCGGTTAGAAGATGGCTGGAAATATAGCTTGTCCGAGTTTTTATTGGGCTCGCGTATGGACGCATTACGTGAATTCTTAAAATCTGAAATCCAAGCTGAAAAAGTGATCTATCCACCGAGCGCACAAATTTTTAATGCATTGAACACCACGCCTTTGGCCAATGTGAAAGCTGTGATTTTGGGGCAAGATCCCTATCATGGACCGAATCAAGCCAATGGCTTAAGTTTTTCGGTGCAAAAGGGGCTTGCAATCCCACCATCCTTGCGTAATATTTTTCATGAGCTGAACACTGATTTAGGTATTGCACCGTCCAAGCATGGTGATTTAAGTCAATGGGCGCAAGAAGGTGTGCTGCTATTGAACAGTGTGTTGACTGTAGAAGCCGGTCAACCGACATCGCATCAAAAAAGAGGTTGGGAAGACTTTACTGATGCTGTGATTGATGTATTGAATGAACAACGTGAACACGTGGTTTTTATTCTTTGGGGTGCCTACGCACAACGTAAAGGTCAACGTATCGACCAAAACAAACACTTGGTGTTAAAAGCTGCACATCCATCGCCTTTGGCTGCAAACCGAGGTGGTTTTTTTGGATGCCAAGCTTTTTCAAAAACAAATAAATATCTTCAACAAAATGGCATTGAGCCGATTAACTGGCAGCTGGACGCATGACACAATCTCCTGAATTGAAACAATATCATCCTGACTTAATCGTTGAGGCTAAAAATGGTTGGCGTGTGATTCGTCTGAACCGCCCTAAATCTCTGCATGCATTAGATGAATCGATTGTGACTGCGCTTCTTGAGGTGTTTAATGATTTTCATCATGATGACTCAGTAAAAGCGATTTGGTTAGATTCCACCACACCGAAAGCCTTTTGTGCCGGCGGTGATGTGCGTAAGTTACGTCAGTTGGTGATTAATAATGAAGTGGACAATGCCAATAAGTTTTTCGAGCAAGAATATGCTTTAGATTTATTGTTGCATGACTACATTAAGCCAATTGTGGTCTGGGGTGAAGGCTATGTGATGGGCGGTGGTCTAGGCTTGTTTATGGCTGCACCATTCCGTTTGGTCACGCCGTATTCACGTTTAGCGATGCCTGAAGTCAATATTGGTTTATACCCAGATGTCGGGGCAAGTCGCTTCTTGGCAGATCGTGGTCCTGTCGGTTTATTTACCGGTCTAACCGGTTCAATCATGACCGCAGCAGGGGCGTATGGGATTGGTTGGGCAACCCATATTTGTGATGCACAGCGCGATATCGTATTACAGAAACTCTTAGATATTGATTGGGATCATTATCCAGCAGGTAACTTCCGTGCCTTGGATGATACCTTAAATAGTTTGCATCGTCCTGTATCGCCAGGTCCATTACAGATTTCTTTAGACACCATTCATAGTGTGTGTCGTGGAAGCAGTTTTGAAGCGGATTATGATGCGATTATTGGGTTGAATGATGCACGCAGTGATTGGTTGCGACAAGCCAGTGAGAATCTCAGTAAAGGTTCACCAAGTACCGCAGCCATCACATGGCTACTTTGGCAATGGGGACGTCAAGTCCATCCTTGGCAAGAAGTTTTTGATTTGGAAACCCAAATCTCAGACTGGAAAATTCGCCATCCGGATTTTGTCGAAGGTGTGCGCGCACGCTTGGTCGATAAAGACTTATCTCCTGAATGGCAAGCGGTTGAGTCGATGTCGTTAAAAGGTATTTTAGGTGCAAACCCACCTGTGACTTCGATTGAAAGTTGGAATGCGTTACTTAAACATTATGGAATTATTTAAGTCCGAATGTCTGAGTGTATAGTGACTGATTTAAATATTGAAGATGAAAAATGGATGCAGCTTGCCTATGAGCAAGCTGCATTGGCGGCATCTATAGGTGAAATTCCTGTGGGTGCAGTGATTGTGAGTCAAGGTGAGGTTATTGGGCAAGGGTATAACAACCCTATTGCACAACATGATCCGACTGCACATGCAGAAATTGTGGCAATTCGCCAAGCGTGTCAAAGTATTGAAAATTACCGACTCCCTGAAGATGCAACTTTGTATGTCACGCTAGAACCTTGCACTATGTGTGTGGGAGCTTTGGTGCATTCACGTATACAACGTGTCGTGTTCGCAACCACTGAGCCTAAGGCTGGCTCATTGATTAGTGAACGTCAATTGCTATCCAATAATGGCTATTACAATCATGTATTTGAATTTAGTCATGGCTGTATGCAGCAGCAATGTGCACAGCAATTGTCTGATTTTTTTAGAATGCGCCGTGAACAAAAGAAGCAAATTCGTTTACAACAAAAATTAGAAAATCTGCAACTGACCGAGAAATAAGTATGTCAAAATAAGATGACATAACACATTGTCAGATACATAGACTCAACCAATCGCGTTATGTAAAACAGACATCAATAAATCAAAATCAGACATAAGGAAAAATAATGAATTCAATGCAAGTTAAACAAGAATTTAATGCACCTTTAGAGACAGTATTTGAGCTTTTATCTAAACACGCCACCTACAGTCAAGTTTTTGCACCTGTTCAAGTGGTTCGAATTAAGGATGCTGCAGATCCACAGCGTCCTGATGGGGTGGGTTCAGTACGAAAAATGGGGATTGGTCCAGTTAAGCCGCTTCAAGAGCAGATTACCTTGTTAGAAGTGAATGAACGCATCGAATATCAAATTATCAAAAACCCTTTAGTTAAACATCATTTAGGCATTATTGAGTTTAAAGCGATTGATGCTAATAAAACATTAGTGACTTATACGATTGAATTACAAGCAAGAGCGCCGTTTGTAAGCAAATTAATACTTGCACAGCTTAAACTTGCGATTACACTTGGTTTCAAGAAGTTAGCGAAAACTGTTGCTTAAACTGGATACCCCATGACAATTCAAATTATCACCATCGATGGACCGAGTGGTTCAGGTAAAGGCACACTGGCTGCTCGCTTAGCAGCACATTACCAATATCATTTACTCGATTCAGGCGCGATTTACCGTTTACTTGGATTGTCATTACACCAAAAAGATTTATTAGACACTTTGGATCAAGCCGATGTACTTGAGCAAGGTGCAGAGATCGCAACACATTTAGACATACAATTTTTAAGTACTGAAAAGGGCATTCAAATCCTCTTAGAAGGTGACGATGTGACCGAAACGATTCGTACTGAACGGGTCGGTGAATTTGCTTCAAAAGTGGCTGCAATTCCTGTACTTAGAACAGCACTTTTTGATCGCCAACGTGCTTTTGCACAAGCGCCGGGCTTAGTGGCAGATGGTCGTGATATGGCGACAGCGGTGTTTCCTGAGGCAAAAGCCAAGATATATTTGACTGCATCAGCTGAATCTCGAGCGGAACGACGTGTAAAGCAGTTGCAGGCTATGGGGCTAGATGTTAAAATAAGCGACATTTTAGCCAATATCCAAGCACGTGATAAGCGTGATATGGAACGAACTGTAGCACCGTTAAAGCCGGCAGCAGATGCATATATTATCGATAGTTCAGCTTTGAGCATCGAAGACGTATTCAAAATGATGACCAGTTATATTGATGCTCAATTGACTAAATAACTTAACATCAGTGGAAGCATAGCTTGATCAGTTTATACGGACTATGTGGATACTTAATTAAACCGGCCTTGTCTGATCCAAGACCGCTGACTTTTCTAGGTATATCATGACCGAATCTTTTGCAGCCCTCTTTGAAGCAAGCGAATTAAATCTTAACGTTGAAAAGGGTGCAGTAATCCAAGGTATCGTTGTTAGCATCGATTCTGACTGGGTAACTGTTGATACTGGCCTTAAATCTGAAGGCGTAGTAGCTCGCTCTGAATTCTTAAACGAACAACGTGAACTTGAAGTGAACGTTGGCGATACAGTTGACGTTGTTGTTGAAGCGCTTGACAACGGTATGGGCCAAACAGTTCTTTCTCGCGAAAAAGCGAAACGTGCTGAAACTTGGACTAAACTTGAAAAAATCTTTGAAGACGGCGAAATCGTTACTGGTGTTATCTCTGGTAAGGTTAAAGGCGGTTTCACTGTTGACATCGGTCCAGTTCGTGCGTTCCTTCCAGGTTCATTGGTAGACACTCGTCCTATCCGTGATACAACTCACCTTGAAGGTAAAGAGTTAGAATTTAAAGTTATCAAACTTGATGCTAAACGTAACAACGTTGTTGTATCTCGTCGTGCAGTAATGGAAGCTGAATCTTCAGCTGATCGTGAAGCGCTTCTTTCTCAATTGGAAGAAGGCCAAACAGTTACTGGTACAATTAAAAACCTTACTGACTACGGTGCATTCGTTGACCTTGGTGGTATTGACGGTCTTCTTCACATTACTGACATGGCTTGGAAACGTATCAAACATCCATCAGAAGTGGTTGAAGTGGGTCAAGAAGTTACTGTTAAAGTACTTAAATTCGACAAAGAACGTAACCGTGTTTCTCTAGGTCTTAAACAACTTGGCGAAGATCCATGGTTAGCGATCATGAACCGTTACCCTAAAGGTTCTATCGTTAAAGCTCGCGTTACTAACTTAACTGACTACGGCTGTTTCGCAGAAATCGCTGAAGGCGTTGAAGGTTTAGTACACGTGTCTGAAATGGACCACACAAACAAAAACATCCACCCATCTAAAGTAGTTCAGATCGGTGATGAAGTTGATGTTATGGTTCTTGAAGTTGATGAAGAACGTCGTCGTATTTCTTTAGGTATCAAACAAACTCGTGCTAACCCATGGGAAGAGTTTGCTAAAGATCACGATAAAGGCGAAAAAGTTTCTGGTACGATCAAATCTATCACTGACTTCGGTATCTTCATCGGTTTACCAGGTGGTATCGACGGTCTAGTTCACTTGTCTGATATTTCTTGGAACGAACAAGGCGAAGAAGCGATTCGTCGTTACAAGAAAGGCGACACTGTAGAAGCGGTTATCCTTTCTGTAGACGCTGAAGGCAACCGTATCAGCCTTGGTATCAAACAAATGAACAACGACCCGTTCAATGATTTCCTTGCGAACAACGAACGTGGTGCATTGGTTAAAGGTACTGTAACTGCAGTTGACGCTAAAGGCGCAACGATCAAGTTAGCTGACGAAGTTGAAGCTTCTTTGAAAGCATCTGAAATTAACCGCGATCGCGTTGAAGATGCAACTAAATTCTTAGAAGTTGGTCAAGAAGTTGAAGCTAAGATCATCAATGTTGACCGCAAATCACGCGCAATCAACTTGTCAATCAAAGCGAAAGACGAAGCTGAAGAGAAAGAAGCAGTTGCTAACTTGAAAACAGCTACAACTGGTCAAGACAACGGTCCTAAGACTATTGGTGATTTGATCAAAGCTCAAATGAACCACTAAGTTGTCTGTGCGAATTGTATTGTTAATGTAAATTAACCAATACTTTTTACACAAATACTGTAAACGGTAGCGTAGTATTAACTTATTACGCTACCGTTTTGTATTTAAACAGGTTATTATCAGCCTATCGATCAAGTAGCTTGATAATTAAAGAGGTCGCAGATGACTACTGAAGCACTTAATAAGTCTGACTTAATAGAACGTATTTCTATCAAAAATCCACATTTAGCTGAGCCACTCGTTGAAGAAGCTGTTAAAATTATGATCGATCAAATGATTGAGTCATTGTCTTCAGATAATCGCATCGAAATTCGTGGTTTTGGTAGCTTTGCATTGCATCACCGTGATCCACGTGTGGGTCGTAACCCAAAAACAGGTAAATCTGTTGAAGTTGCAGCAAAAGCAGTTCCACACTTTAAACCGGGCAAAGCGCTCCGTGATGCGGTGAACGAAACAGTAAATTAATAACAATATGGGGTGTTTATGCGTTACGTTTTAGTCGCTTTATTAATCGTACTTTTTGGTTATGCACTGGCATTGGTATTGCAAAATGGTACCGAACTTTCTGTAGACTTGTTGTTTACTCAAGTACCTGCAATGCGTTTAGGCTTGTTGCTACTACTTACACTGGTTTTAGGCTTAGTATTGGGTCTATTGTTGGGTGTACAAATTTTCCGAGTTTTTCAAAATAGTTGGGAAATTAAGCGCTTACGTAAAGATATTGAACATCTCCGTAAAGAACAGATTCAAAGTGCGCAACTGGCTGCTGCTGAAGCTGCAGCAAGTGTACGACATGAGAAGACCGTTTTAGATATTCAAGCAGAAGATAACAGACGTCCGCTGTAAGAATTTCAAGATATAAATAAAAACACCTTGTTGCCACACACAGCAAGGTGTTTTTTTGTTTGAAATTTAGATAGTTAGTAAAATCAACTCTATGAAATTATAAAGTATATTTTGCACAGTTTAAGAATATCATTATAATGGCGCAACTTTTGTGGGATGGAAAAGAGAATTCATGAGTGTAATCGTTGCTTTAGATGCCAAAAGTCAATTGGATGCCTTAAAAATTACTGAGCAGCTTGATCCATCCTTATGTCGCGTTAAAGTCGGTAAAGAGTTATTTACGCACGAAGGTCCAAAGGTTGTTCAGGCATTACAAAATCAAGGGTTTGAAGTCTTTTTGGATCTTAAGTTTCATGACATTCCAAATACGACCGCTCAGGCGGTGTGTGCTGCTGCTGATTTAGGTGTCTGGATGGTGAATGTGCATGCATCCGGTGGTCGTAAAATGATGGAAACTTGTGTGGAGCGTTTAAAAGCAGGGAATTACAACACTCAATTGATTGCGGTGACGGTTCTAACCTCGATGGGGCGTGAAGACTTAAAAGATTTAGGACTGGACATTGAGCCTGTTGAACATGTGAAACGCCTTGCTGAATTGACCAAAGATAGTGGTTTAGATGGTGTGGTGTGTTCTGCGCAAGAAGCGAAAATGCTTCGTGAAACTTTAGGTCAAGATTTTGCTCTAGTGACACCGGGTATTCGTCCAGAGGGCGCTAATGCTGATGACCAAAAACGTATTGTCACACCAAAACAAGCCATGTTGGATGGTTCAACCCATTTGGTGATCGGTCGTCCAATTACGCAATCTACAAATATGAATCAAACGCTAAAAGATATCTTAGCTTCACTTTAATCTATTTATAAAGTCAAAAAAATCCACTCTAATGAGTGGATTTTTTATTTTAAAGGACTTTAAAGCATTATTTGCTTAGCACTGCTTTTAAGCGATGAACTACTTCTTCACATTGTGCTAAATCAGCGACTAAGGCTAAGCGAACATGATTTTCACCCGGATTGCCTTGCTCAGTCTCGCGAGATAAATAGCGTCCTGGTAAAACTTTAATGTTTGCTTGTTCCATCAGCATTTTGGCAAAAGCTTCATCGTTGTCTACTTTTAACCAATAGTAGAAACCTGCATCTGGTTTTTTAAGCGGCAGTAAATGACCGAGTTCTTGCTGAAACAGTTCAAACTTAGCACGATATTGTTTACGGTTTTCTTCAACGTGTTCTTCATCATTCCACGCGGCAATAGATGCCAATTGGTGTTGCACGGGCATTGCAGCACCGTGATAGGTACGGAATTTTAAATAGGGTTTAAGCAGGGCTTTATCACCTGCGACAAAACCTGAACGCATACCCGGTAGGTTTGAACGTTTAGACAGTGAATGGAACACGATACAATTTTTATAATCATCACGTCCCATTTCAGCACAGACTTCAAGTAGTCCTATAGGTGCTTCATCAAACCAAAGTTCTGAATAACACTCATCTGAAGCAATCACGAAATTATATTGATCAGACAGTGCAATGAGTTTTTTAAATTGCTCTTTAGAAAGTACAGCACCTGTAGGATTGCCCGGCGTACACACAAACAATAAAGCAGTTTTTTCCCAAACTTCAGCGGGCACGGCATCAAAATCACCGAGATAACCATTTTCTTCGGTGCAGTTGATGAAGTAAGGCTTTGCACCTGCAAGTAGCGTTGCACCTTCATAGATTTGATAAAATGGGTTTGGCATCACCACATAAGGCGCTTCTTCACGGTTAATCAACGCTTGCACGAAGGAGAAAATACCTTCACGTGTACCTGTTACTGGGAGGATATGATCTTCAGCGCTAATAGCGTTTAACTTAAAACGATGGGTTAACCATTGTGCAATGCTTTCACGTAGCTCAGGCAGGCCTTTGCTATTTGGGTAGGTGGAGAGGTGATTAAAGTTATCAATAATCGCTTGTTTCACAAACTCAGGCGCAGGGTGCTTCGGTTCACCAATCGAAAGGGGGATGAGTGGTAAATCAGCAGGTTTTACATCCTTAAAAAGTGTGTTTAATTTTTCAAAAGGATAAGGATGTAATAAAGTTAAACTTGAGTTCATGAAACAAATACCATGCGTTAAAACAAAAAATAAAATTAATGTGGATTGGCGACTTGATTGGATGCTTCATCTAAAGCAGCAGTCAAACGGTCAGAGAAAGCTTCAGCTTCTTCTTCAGTCATTGGTGTGCCATTTTTCTTGGTCACAAAGAAAATGTCTTCCGCGCGTTCACCGAGTGTGGCAATGCGGGCAGAATGAATATCTAAGCCTTGCATCATAAATAGTCCACCGACCTTTGCCAGTAAACCCGGGTGATCGAGAGTTGCAATTTCAACCATATTTTGTTGTAGGGCTTCATTCAGCGTGATGTCCACGGTATTTTCAATATCGAAATGACGCAGTTGACGTGGAATACGACGTTGCATCAGTCCTGGGTATTTATCAGAGTCGCTAAGTGCTTTGACCAAGGCTTCCTTTACCGTTTCTTCACGCTCAGGGTCTGTGACCAATGTACCAAAACGATCAAGCACCACATAGGTGTCTAAACTAAAGCCTTTCTTGGCGGTGATAATTCTTGCATCTTGTACATCGAGATTCATGCGATCAAGCACCGCGACCGTCGTGGCAAAGAGATTGGGTTGATCTTGAGTATAAATAAAGATCTGTACGGCATCTTGAGCAGCTTTACGATGCGCACGCATCAGCACCAATGGTGCAGAATTATCGCCATGTTCTAAAATGGCACGGGTATGCCAAGCCACTTCATCGGCAGATTCTTTTAAGAAATACTCATCGCCCAGTTCTTGCCACACGCTTTCAACAGCATCTAACGAAAAATCATTGACTAAAATTTCACTGGCTGCAAATTTAGTATCTTCAATCAATAAATGATATTCCACAGGACGACCCAAACCGGTACGAATCACATCACGGGCATGGGTATAGAGCTGACGCATTAAGGATGCACGCCATGTGTTCCATAGATTTGGATTGGTGGCATTAATATCGGCTACAGTCAATGTATACAGATAATCGAGATGCTCCATATCACCGAGTTTTTCGGCAAAATCTTTCACTACATCTGGATCAGAAATATCTTTTTTCTGTGCCGTCATCGACATCAGTAAATGGTTTTGAATCAGCCACGCCACCAAATTACATTCACGCTCGGTAAACCCATGTGCACGACAGAATTCGATCGCATCGATGGCACCTAACTCGCTATGATCTCCGCCACGCCCTTTGGCAATGTCATGAAATAATGCTGCTAGGAACACGATATCGCGTCGTGCTAAACGTTGGAACACAGAGCTGACTACAGGGTAGTCCTTGGCAAATTCAGGCGCTTTAAAGCGATTTAGATTGCGCAGCAATAACAGGGTGTGGGCATCGACGGTATAAATATGGAACAGGTCGTACTGCATTAATCCCATAATTTGACCAAAGGCTGGAATGTAATTGCCCAAAACGCCATAACGCTTCATCGCCACCATGGTTTCATATAAG
The sequence above is drawn from the Acinetobacter lanii genome and encodes:
- a CDS encoding 6-pyruvoyl trahydropterin synthase family protein; translated protein: MLIRKLFKFENAHIVRNCTSDRCKRSIHGHSYKVELLLKASKLDHGQMVYDFGLLKGVIKDLYDSFDHAICFWEHDSAEYIQACKTFSARWVSLPVSPSAEQFSRIFFYLAQQVLASTETQNGEGDVEVYSVIVHETDTGYAQSFAEDISNEQMGLLQLDQIIFSEQIMSEWNDPSMYDNLKAGMKFQNPEVALQVQL
- the ung gene encoding uracil-DNA glycosylase; this encodes MQLTEQELKKLNQVRLEDGWKYSLSEFLLGSRMDALREFLKSEIQAEKVIYPPSAQIFNALNTTPLANVKAVILGQDPYHGPNQANGLSFSVQKGLAIPPSLRNIFHELNTDLGIAPSKHGDLSQWAQEGVLLLNSVLTVEAGQPTSHQKRGWEDFTDAVIDVLNEQREHVVFILWGAYAQRKGQRIDQNKHLVLKAAHPSPLAANRGGFFGCQAFSKTNKYLQQNGIEPINWQLDA
- a CDS encoding enoyl-CoA hydratase/isomerase family protein, whose product is MTQSPELKQYHPDLIVEAKNGWRVIRLNRPKSLHALDESIVTALLEVFNDFHHDDSVKAIWLDSTTPKAFCAGGDVRKLRQLVINNEVDNANKFFEQEYALDLLLHDYIKPIVVWGEGYVMGGGLGLFMAAPFRLVTPYSRLAMPEVNIGLYPDVGASRFLADRGPVGLFTGLTGSIMTAAGAYGIGWATHICDAQRDIVLQKLLDIDWDHYPAGNFRALDDTLNSLHRPVSPGPLQISLDTIHSVCRGSSFEADYDAIIGLNDARSDWLRQASENLSKGSPSTAAITWLLWQWGRQVHPWQEVFDLETQISDWKIRHPDFVEGVRARLVDKDLSPEWQAVESMSLKGILGANPPVTSIESWNALLKHYGII
- the tadA gene encoding tRNA adenosine(34) deaminase TadA, coding for MSECIVTDLNIEDEKWMQLAYEQAALAASIGEIPVGAVIVSQGEVIGQGYNNPIAQHDPTAHAEIVAIRQACQSIENYRLPEDATLYVTLEPCTMCVGALVHSRIQRVVFATTEPKAGSLISERQLLSNNGYYNHVFEFSHGCMQQQCAQQLSDFFRMRREQKKQIRLQQKLENLQLTEK
- a CDS encoding SRPBCC family protein; translated protein: MNSMQVKQEFNAPLETVFELLSKHATYSQVFAPVQVVRIKDAADPQRPDGVGSVRKMGIGPVKPLQEQITLLEVNERIEYQIIKNPLVKHHLGIIEFKAIDANKTLVTYTIELQARAPFVSKLILAQLKLAITLGFKKLAKTVA
- the cmk gene encoding (d)CMP kinase produces the protein MTIQIITIDGPSGSGKGTLAARLAAHYQYHLLDSGAIYRLLGLSLHQKDLLDTLDQADVLEQGAEIATHLDIQFLSTEKGIQILLEGDDVTETIRTERVGEFASKVAAIPVLRTALFDRQRAFAQAPGLVADGRDMATAVFPEAKAKIYLTASAESRAERRVKQLQAMGLDVKISDILANIQARDKRDMERTVAPLKPAADAYIIDSSALSIEDVFKMMTSYIDAQLTK
- the rpsA gene encoding 30S ribosomal protein S1 encodes the protein MTESFAALFEASELNLNVEKGAVIQGIVVSIDSDWVTVDTGLKSEGVVARSEFLNEQRELEVNVGDTVDVVVEALDNGMGQTVLSREKAKRAETWTKLEKIFEDGEIVTGVISGKVKGGFTVDIGPVRAFLPGSLVDTRPIRDTTHLEGKELEFKVIKLDAKRNNVVVSRRAVMEAESSADREALLSQLEEGQTVTGTIKNLTDYGAFVDLGGIDGLLHITDMAWKRIKHPSEVVEVGQEVTVKVLKFDKERNRVSLGLKQLGEDPWLAIMNRYPKGSIVKARVTNLTDYGCFAEIAEGVEGLVHVSEMDHTNKNIHPSKVVQIGDEVDVMVLEVDEERRRISLGIKQTRANPWEEFAKDHDKGEKVSGTIKSITDFGIFIGLPGGIDGLVHLSDISWNEQGEEAIRRYKKGDTVEAVILSVDAEGNRISLGIKQMNNDPFNDFLANNERGALVKGTVTAVDAKGATIKLADEVEASLKASEINRDRVEDATKFLEVGQEVEAKIINVDRKSRAINLSIKAKDEAEEKEAVANLKTATTGQDNGPKTIGDLIKAQMNH
- a CDS encoding integration host factor subunit beta: MTTEALNKSDLIERISIKNPHLAEPLVEEAVKIMIDQMIESLSSDNRIEIRGFGSFALHHRDPRVGRNPKTGKSVEVAAKAVPHFKPGKALRDAVNETVN
- a CDS encoding lipopolysaccharide assembly protein LapA domain-containing protein, with the protein product MRYVLVALLIVLFGYALALVLQNGTELSVDLLFTQVPAMRLGLLLLLTLVLGLVLGLLLGVQIFRVFQNSWEIKRLRKDIEHLRKEQIQSAQLAAAEAAASVRHEKTVLDIQAEDNRRPL
- the pyrF gene encoding orotidine-5'-phosphate decarboxylase — its product is MSVIVALDAKSQLDALKITEQLDPSLCRVKVGKELFTHEGPKVVQALQNQGFEVFLDLKFHDIPNTTAQAVCAAADLGVWMVNVHASGGRKMMETCVERLKAGNYNTQLIAVTVLTSMGREDLKDLGLDIEPVEHVKRLAELTKDSGLDGVVCSAQEAKMLRETLGQDFALVTPGIRPEGANADDQKRIVTPKQAMLDGSTHLVIGRPITQSTNMNQTLKDILASL
- the dapC gene encoding succinyldiaminopimelate transaminase; the protein is MNSSLTLLHPYPFEKLNTLFKDVKPADLPLIPLSIGEPKHPAPEFVKQAIIDNFNHLSTYPNSKGLPELRESIAQWLTHRFKLNAISAEDHILPVTGTREGIFSFVQALINREEAPYVVMPNPFYQIYEGATLLAGAKPYFINCTEENGYLGDFDAVPAEVWEKTALLFVCTPGNPTGAVLSKEQFKKLIALSDQYNFVIASDECYSELWFDEAPIGLLEVCAEMGRDDYKNCIVFHSLSKRSNLPGMRSGFVAGDKALLKPYLKFRTYHGAAMPVQHQLASIAAWNDEEHVEENRKQYRAKFELFQQELGHLLPLKKPDAGFYYWLKVDNDEAFAKMLMEQANIKVLPGRYLSRETEQGNPGENHVRLALVADLAQCEEVVHRLKAVLSK
- the glnD gene encoding [protein-PII] uridylyltransferase gives rise to the protein MIKTLALTHYVSNSNDIKAINQWRSDVEDQLQAEFEQGQPIREIIHARSNMIDEALSFLWQHAGLDQTDLGLFAVGGYGRREMMPYSDVDIMILSEHELSTELEETVSGFISSLWDVGNFKPGVSVRSIQQCFDQAMSDLTVATTLIEARLIIGNAQLTKWPRRVVSQTWTDKTFFDAKMQEQAKRYAQHNNTESNLEPDIKNAPGGIRDINQIGWIAKRHFRVNRIYDLVHLGFISEFELSVLEEAENFLWEIRHYLHRLTKRDENRLLFDYQRDIAAKFGYEKVEGEHINYPIEQFMKRYYRAAQQVSTLNEMLLAYFDESVITPRLPNYQRKIEEINENFKLVDGKLAVQHHKIFAEKPSTVLEIFYILANRPEIEGIRARTLRLLSLAAKRINQDFRDNPEHQSLFMAIIRSPYRLYETMVAMKRYGVLGNYIPAFGQIMGLMQYDLFHIYTVDAHTLLLLRNLNRFKAPEFAKDYPVVSSVFQRLARRDIVFLAALFHDIAKGRGGDHSELGAIDAIEFCRAHGFTERECNLVAWLIQNHLLMSMTAQKKDISDPDVVKDFAEKLGDMEHLDYLYTLTVADINATNPNLWNTWRASLMRQLYTHARDVIRTGLGRPVEYHLLIEDTKFAASEILVNDFSLDAVESVWQELGDEYFLKESADEVAWHTRAILEHGDNSAPLVLMRAHRKAAQDAVQIFIYTQDQPNLFATTVAVLDRMNLDVQDARIITAKKGFSLDTYVVLDRFGTLVTDPEREETVKEALVKALSDSDKYPGLMQRRIPRQLRHFDIENTVDITLNEALQQNMVEIATLDHPGLLAKVGGLFMMQGLDIHSARIATLGERAEDIFFVTKKNGTPMTEEEAEAFSDRLTAALDEASNQVANPH